A region from the Metopolophium dirhodum isolate CAU chromosome 9, ASM1992520v1, whole genome shotgun sequence genome encodes:
- the LOC132951688 gene encoding uncharacterized protein LOC132951688 translates to MQDVRRPLPWFTKGLSTSRKTTTRVVRPLPVLPKARTGISQAALKYKATDRIKKLAEHRSVPKTYSFDERLCFSVKPQALTYSPSFRIRQLAMPRQRSEKKNFLSS, encoded by the exons ATGCAGG ACGTTCGCCGCCCTCTTCCGTGGTTCACAAAGGGCCTTAGCACTTCCAGGAAAACAACTACTCGAGTGGTGCGCCCACTACCTGTACTGCCCAAAGCAAGGACGGGCATATCACAAGCAGCGCTCAAGTATAAAGCTACGGACAGAATAAAGAAATTGGCCGAGCACCGATCAGTGCCAAAAACGTACAGCTTCGACGAACGTTTGTGCTTCTCGGTGAAGCCACAGGCGCTTACTTACAGTCCGTCGTTCCGTATTCGACAACTGGCTATGCCCCGGCAACGCAGTGAAAAGAAGAATTTTTTAAGCTCATAA